In the Flagellimonas sp. MMG031 genome, one interval contains:
- a CDS encoding NAD(P)/FAD-dependent oxidoreductase, which yields MAQTPKNIAIIGSGLVGSLLAIYLRRIGHTVTVFDRRPDIRTIKFSGRSINLAMSNRGWRSLDEVGIGDRIKDIAIPLDKRAMHVNDKPVYFQKYGKEGEAIWSISRGILNKRMIDLAEEAGAQFRFNEKVWDVDLPEAKIFTGESEKSEWTEYNFDLIFGCDGAFSRVRHKMQRRSRYNYSQEFIDVGYKELTIPANEDGTHKLDKNSFHIWPRGEFMLIAMPNIDGSFTCTLFLPFEGKVSFESLQTEEQAREFFKTYFPNVRKVIEDLTKDFFNNPTSAMVTMKCYPWTYWDKVALVGDSAHAIVPFYGQGMNAGFEDIYVLDQLMRQHGDDWETIFSKYQEERKPNADAIAELSYRNFVEMSSKTADPKFLLQKKIEKHFAAKYPDKWIPVYSRVTFSDRPYAEALAIGDQQEEIMQKVMQMPKIEEKWDSQEVENKILEFLEQ from the coding sequence ATGGCACAGACTCCAAAAAATATAGCCATCATCGGTTCCGGATTGGTGGGTTCCCTGTTAGCAATTTATCTACGAAGAATTGGTCACACGGTGACCGTGTTCGATAGAAGACCGGATATTCGAACCATTAAGTTTTCAGGAAGATCCATTAACCTTGCCATGAGCAATAGGGGATGGCGTTCCTTGGATGAGGTTGGTATCGGTGACCGAATTAAGGATATTGCCATTCCGTTGGACAAACGGGCAATGCATGTGAATGACAAGCCTGTTTACTTTCAAAAGTACGGAAAGGAAGGGGAGGCCATTTGGTCCATTTCCAGAGGGATATTGAACAAACGGATGATCGATTTGGCCGAAGAGGCCGGTGCGCAGTTCCGTTTTAATGAAAAGGTTTGGGATGTTGACTTGCCCGAAGCAAAGATTTTTACCGGGGAATCCGAAAAAAGTGAATGGACGGAGTACAATTTTGATTTGATTTTTGGTTGCGATGGTGCTTTCTCAAGGGTACGGCACAAAATGCAGCGACGAAGTCGCTATAATTATTCCCAGGAGTTTATTGATGTGGGCTATAAGGAGCTCACAATTCCCGCCAATGAAGATGGCACGCACAAACTGGATAAAAATTCATTTCATATTTGGCCAAGGGGCGAGTTTATGCTCATTGCTATGCCCAATATTGATGGAAGCTTCACCTGTACCTTATTTTTACCTTTTGAGGGCAAGGTTTCTTTTGAAAGCCTCCAAACCGAAGAGCAGGCCAGGGAATTCTTTAAAACGTACTTTCCCAACGTGCGCAAGGTGATTGAGGACCTCACCAAAGACTTTTTCAATAACCCTACCAGTGCCATGGTCACCATGAAATGCTACCCATGGACGTATTGGGACAAAGTGGCTCTAGTGGGTGATTCTGCCCACGCCATTGTACCCTTTTATGGGCAGGGCATGAATGCCGGGTTCGAGGATATTTACGTACTCGATCAACTCATGCGGCAACACGGTGATGATTGGGAGACCATTTTCTCCAAATACCAAGAGGAGCGAAAGCCGAATGCCGATGCCATTGCGGAATTGAGCTATCGGAACTTTGTAGAGATGAGCAGTAAAACGGCCGACCCTAAATTCCTATTGCAAAAGAAGATTGAAAAGCACTTTGCAGCAAAATATCCCGATAAGTGGATTCCGGTGTACAGCCGTGTAACATTTTCGGACAGGCCCTACGCCGAGGCCTTGGCCATTGGGGACCAACAGGAGGAGATAATGCAAAAGGTGATGCAAATGCCCAAAATTGAGGAAAAATGGGATTCTCAAGAAGTGGAGAATAAAATCCTGGAGTTTTTGGAACAGTAG